A genomic stretch from Solanum stenotomum isolate F172 chromosome 8, ASM1918654v1, whole genome shotgun sequence includes:
- the LOC125872810 gene encoding nuclear transport factor 2-like isoform X5 has product MAAEAAVAVAAVAPVSAQVVANAFVQQYYHILHHSPGLVFRFYQDISKLGRPEEDGSMGITTTMQAINDKILSLNYGDFRAEIKSVDAQESFNGGVHVLVTGYLTGKDNLIRNFCQTFFLAPQDRGYFVLNDMFRYVETAGQHDTVQVPVTDAVAPVTPEQIVADPPTVPQNHIPEQSTPPAEEADVGEVYNPSENGDVPIVEDEVPVSEVVDEVQDGSEVVAESDNKTGEVPKKSYASIVMHLKESAATFSPPPAPASRKPMTKSVVQVNQLAATATDGPYSSSDTIDNINDTEADGYSIYIKGLPMSATVALLADEFKRFGPIKNGGIQVRSNRQQGFCFGFVEFEVESAAQKAIEASPVLIGDRQAVVEEKRSTNSRLNTRGGGRFQSGRGGGFRNDGGRGRGNYVGGRGYGRDDFNGRNEFNNRGGNRGGSSNRGGEGYRRADNTGGRMSRGGGMSNGTAKTPTPRYSATA; this is encoded by the exons ATGGCAGCGGAAGCAGCAGTGGCAGTAGCGGCAGTAGCACCAGTTTCTGCTCAAGTT GTTGCGAATGCATTTGTGCAGCAATACTATCATATATTGCATCATTCGCCGGGGCTTGTATTCAGGTTTTACCAGGATATAAGCAAGCTTGGACGTCCTGAAGAGGATGGATCCATGGGTATCACTACGACAATGCAA GCAATAAATGATAAGATACTCTCACTCAACTATGGAGATTTCAGAGCAGAGATCAAGTCTGTGGATGCCCAAGAATCCTTTAATGGCGGGGTGCATGTCCTTGTAACTGGATATTTGACTGGGAAAGACAACTTGATCCGGAATTTCTGTCAAACTTTCTTCCTAGCACCGCAAGATAGGGGTTACTTTGTCTTGAATGATATGTTTCGATATGTAGAGACTGCCGGTCAGCATGATACAGTCCAGGTTCCTGTAACTGATGCTGTGGCTCCTGTCACGCCAGAGCAAA TTGTTGCAGATCCACCTACAGTACCGCAGAATCACATCCCTGAGCAAAGCACTCCACCAGCAGAGGAAGCTGATGTGGGAGAAGTTTACAACCCATCTGAGAATGGTGATGTGCCTATTGTTGAAGATGAAGTGCCTGTGTCTGAGGTTGTCGATGAAGTCCAAGATGGCTCTGAAGTGGTAGCTGAATCTGACAACAAAACTGGGGAAGTTCCAAAGAAGTCATATGCTTCAATT GTCATGCATCTCAAGGAAAGTGCTGCAACCTTCTCCCCTCCTCCAGCACCTGCTTCTAGGAAGCCTATGACAAAGAGTGTTGTGCAAGTGAATCAGCTTGCTGCCACAGCAACTGATGGCCCATATTCCAGCTCAGATACCATCGATAACATAAATGACACAGAAG CTGATGGCTACTCAATCTATATAAAAGGCTTGCCTATGAGTGCAACTGTGGCATTACTTGCGGACGAGTTCAAGAGGTTTGGGCCAATAAAAAATGGAGGAATTCAAGTCAGAAGTAACAGG CAACAGGGATTTTGTTTTGGATTTGTGGAATTTGAAGTGGAAAGTGCTGCGCAAAAAGCAATCGAG GCTTCTCCAGTTCTCATTGGTGATCGGCAAGCAGTGGTTGAGGAGAAGAGGTCTACTAATTCTCGAC TTAACACCAGAGGTGGTGGTAGGTTTCAATCTGGAAGGGGTGGTGGATTCAGGAACGATGGAGGAAGAGGCCGAGGAAACTATGTAGGTGGCAGGGGCTATGGTCGAGATGATTTTAATGGAAGAAATGAGTTCAACAACAGGGGTGGGAATCGTGGGGGTTCATCAAACCGTGGAGGTGAAGGATATCGGCGAGCTGACAATACAGGTGGGCGAATGAGTCGTGGTGGTGGAATGTCTAATGGAACAGCCAAAACCCCGACACCTCGCTATTCTGCTACAGCTTGA
- the LOC125872810 gene encoding nuclear transport factor 2-like isoform X4: MAAEAAVAVAAVAPVSAQVVANAFVQQYYHILHHSPGLVFRFYQDISKLGRPEEDGSMGITTTMQAINDKILSLNYGDFRAEIKSVDAQESFNGGVHVLVTGYLTGKDNLIRNFCQTFFLAPQDRGYFVLNDMFRYVETAGQHDTVQVPVTDAVAPVTPEQIVADPPTVPQNHIPEQSTPPAEEADVGEVYNPSENGDVPIVEDEVPVSEVVDEVQDGSEVVAESDNKTGEVPKKSYASIVMHLKESAATFSPPPAPASRKPMTKSVVQVNQLAATATDGPYSSSDTIDNINDTEAADGYSIYIKGLPMSATVALLADEFKRFGPIKNGGIQVRSNRQQGFCFGFVEFEVESAAQKAIEASPVLIGDRQAVVEEKRSTNSRLNTRGGGRFQSGRGGGFRNDGGRGRGNYVGGRGYGRDDFNGRNEFNNRGGNRGGSSNRGGEGYRRADNTGGRMSRGGGMSNGTAKTPTPRYSATA, from the exons ATGGCAGCGGAAGCAGCAGTGGCAGTAGCGGCAGTAGCACCAGTTTCTGCTCAAGTT GTTGCGAATGCATTTGTGCAGCAATACTATCATATATTGCATCATTCGCCGGGGCTTGTATTCAGGTTTTACCAGGATATAAGCAAGCTTGGACGTCCTGAAGAGGATGGATCCATGGGTATCACTACGACAATGCAA GCAATAAATGATAAGATACTCTCACTCAACTATGGAGATTTCAGAGCAGAGATCAAGTCTGTGGATGCCCAAGAATCCTTTAATGGCGGGGTGCATGTCCTTGTAACTGGATATTTGACTGGGAAAGACAACTTGATCCGGAATTTCTGTCAAACTTTCTTCCTAGCACCGCAAGATAGGGGTTACTTTGTCTTGAATGATATGTTTCGATATGTAGAGACTGCCGGTCAGCATGATACAGTCCAGGTTCCTGTAACTGATGCTGTGGCTCCTGTCACGCCAGAGCAAA TTGTTGCAGATCCACCTACAGTACCGCAGAATCACATCCCTGAGCAAAGCACTCCACCAGCAGAGGAAGCTGATGTGGGAGAAGTTTACAACCCATCTGAGAATGGTGATGTGCCTATTGTTGAAGATGAAGTGCCTGTGTCTGAGGTTGTCGATGAAGTCCAAGATGGCTCTGAAGTGGTAGCTGAATCTGACAACAAAACTGGGGAAGTTCCAAAGAAGTCATATGCTTCAATT GTCATGCATCTCAAGGAAAGTGCTGCAACCTTCTCCCCTCCTCCAGCACCTGCTTCTAGGAAGCCTATGACAAAGAGTGTTGTGCAAGTGAATCAGCTTGCTGCCACAGCAACTGATGGCCCATATTCCAGCTCAGATACCATCGATAACATAAATGACACAGAAG CAGCTGATGGCTACTCAATCTATATAAAAGGCTTGCCTATGAGTGCAACTGTGGCATTACTTGCGGACGAGTTCAAGAGGTTTGGGCCAATAAAAAATGGAGGAATTCAAGTCAGAAGTAACAGG CAACAGGGATTTTGTTTTGGATTTGTGGAATTTGAAGTGGAAAGTGCTGCGCAAAAAGCAATCGAG GCTTCTCCAGTTCTCATTGGTGATCGGCAAGCAGTGGTTGAGGAGAAGAGGTCTACTAATTCTCGAC TTAACACCAGAGGTGGTGGTAGGTTTCAATCTGGAAGGGGTGGTGGATTCAGGAACGATGGAGGAAGAGGCCGAGGAAACTATGTAGGTGGCAGGGGCTATGGTCGAGATGATTTTAATGGAAGAAATGAGTTCAACAACAGGGGTGGGAATCGTGGGGGTTCATCAAACCGTGGAGGTGAAGGATATCGGCGAGCTGACAATACAGGTGGGCGAATGAGTCGTGGTGGTGGAATGTCTAATGGAACAGCCAAAACCCCGACACCTCGCTATTCTGCTACAGCTTGA
- the LOC125872810 gene encoding nuclear transport factor 2-like isoform X2 — MAAEAAVAVAAVAPVSAQVVANAFVQQYYHILHHSPGLVFRFYQDISKLGRPEEDGSMGITTTMQAINDKILSLNYGDFRAEIKSVDAQESFNGGVHVLVTGYLTGKDNLIRNFCQTFFLAPQDRGYFVLNDMFRYVETAGQHDTVQVPVTDAVAPVTPEQIVADPPTVPQNHIPEQSTPPAEEADVGEVYNPSENGDVPIVEDEVPVSEVVDEVQDGSEVVAESDNKTGEVPKKSYASIVMHLKESAATFSPPPAPASRKPMTKSVVQVNQLAATATDGPYSSSDTIDNINDTEGMQLQTDGYSIYIKGLPMSATVALLADEFKRFGPIKNGGIQVRSNRQQGFCFGFVEFEVESAAQKAIEASPVLIGDRQAVVEEKRSTNSRLNTRGGGRFQSGRGGGFRNDGGRGRGNYVGGRGYGRDDFNGRNEFNNRGGNRGGSSNRGGEGYRRADNTGGRMSRGGGMSNGTAKTPTPRYSATA, encoded by the exons ATGGCAGCGGAAGCAGCAGTGGCAGTAGCGGCAGTAGCACCAGTTTCTGCTCAAGTT GTTGCGAATGCATTTGTGCAGCAATACTATCATATATTGCATCATTCGCCGGGGCTTGTATTCAGGTTTTACCAGGATATAAGCAAGCTTGGACGTCCTGAAGAGGATGGATCCATGGGTATCACTACGACAATGCAA GCAATAAATGATAAGATACTCTCACTCAACTATGGAGATTTCAGAGCAGAGATCAAGTCTGTGGATGCCCAAGAATCCTTTAATGGCGGGGTGCATGTCCTTGTAACTGGATATTTGACTGGGAAAGACAACTTGATCCGGAATTTCTGTCAAACTTTCTTCCTAGCACCGCAAGATAGGGGTTACTTTGTCTTGAATGATATGTTTCGATATGTAGAGACTGCCGGTCAGCATGATACAGTCCAGGTTCCTGTAACTGATGCTGTGGCTCCTGTCACGCCAGAGCAAA TTGTTGCAGATCCACCTACAGTACCGCAGAATCACATCCCTGAGCAAAGCACTCCACCAGCAGAGGAAGCTGATGTGGGAGAAGTTTACAACCCATCTGAGAATGGTGATGTGCCTATTGTTGAAGATGAAGTGCCTGTGTCTGAGGTTGTCGATGAAGTCCAAGATGGCTCTGAAGTGGTAGCTGAATCTGACAACAAAACTGGGGAAGTTCCAAAGAAGTCATATGCTTCAATT GTCATGCATCTCAAGGAAAGTGCTGCAACCTTCTCCCCTCCTCCAGCACCTGCTTCTAGGAAGCCTATGACAAAGAGTGTTGTGCAAGTGAATCAGCTTGCTGCCACAGCAACTGATGGCCCATATTCCAGCTCAGATACCATCGATAACATAAATGACACAGAAGGCATGCAACTGCAGA CTGATGGCTACTCAATCTATATAAAAGGCTTGCCTATGAGTGCAACTGTGGCATTACTTGCGGACGAGTTCAAGAGGTTTGGGCCAATAAAAAATGGAGGAATTCAAGTCAGAAGTAACAGG CAACAGGGATTTTGTTTTGGATTTGTGGAATTTGAAGTGGAAAGTGCTGCGCAAAAAGCAATCGAG GCTTCTCCAGTTCTCATTGGTGATCGGCAAGCAGTGGTTGAGGAGAAGAGGTCTACTAATTCTCGAC TTAACACCAGAGGTGGTGGTAGGTTTCAATCTGGAAGGGGTGGTGGATTCAGGAACGATGGAGGAAGAGGCCGAGGAAACTATGTAGGTGGCAGGGGCTATGGTCGAGATGATTTTAATGGAAGAAATGAGTTCAACAACAGGGGTGGGAATCGTGGGGGTTCATCAAACCGTGGAGGTGAAGGATATCGGCGAGCTGACAATACAGGTGGGCGAATGAGTCGTGGTGGTGGAATGTCTAATGGAACAGCCAAAACCCCGACACCTCGCTATTCTGCTACAGCTTGA
- the LOC125872810 gene encoding nuclear transport factor 2-like isoform X1 — MAAEAAVAVAAVAPVSAQVVANAFVQQYYHILHHSPGLVFRFYQDISKLGRPEEDGSMGITTTMQAINDKILSLNYGDFRAEIKSVDAQESFNGGVHVLVTGYLTGKDNLIRNFCQTFFLAPQDRGYFVLNDMFRYVETAGQHDTVQVPVTDAVAPVTPEQIVADPPTVPQNHIPEQSTPPAEEADVGEVYNPSENGDVPIVEDEVPVSEVVDEVQDGSEVVAESDNKTGEVPKKSYASIVMHLKESAATFSPPPAPASRKPMTKSVVQVNQLAATATDGPYSSSDTIDNINDTEGMQLQTADGYSIYIKGLPMSATVALLADEFKRFGPIKNGGIQVRSNRQQGFCFGFVEFEVESAAQKAIEASPVLIGDRQAVVEEKRSTNSRLNTRGGGRFQSGRGGGFRNDGGRGRGNYVGGRGYGRDDFNGRNEFNNRGGNRGGSSNRGGEGYRRADNTGGRMSRGGGMSNGTAKTPTPRYSATA; from the exons ATGGCAGCGGAAGCAGCAGTGGCAGTAGCGGCAGTAGCACCAGTTTCTGCTCAAGTT GTTGCGAATGCATTTGTGCAGCAATACTATCATATATTGCATCATTCGCCGGGGCTTGTATTCAGGTTTTACCAGGATATAAGCAAGCTTGGACGTCCTGAAGAGGATGGATCCATGGGTATCACTACGACAATGCAA GCAATAAATGATAAGATACTCTCACTCAACTATGGAGATTTCAGAGCAGAGATCAAGTCTGTGGATGCCCAAGAATCCTTTAATGGCGGGGTGCATGTCCTTGTAACTGGATATTTGACTGGGAAAGACAACTTGATCCGGAATTTCTGTCAAACTTTCTTCCTAGCACCGCAAGATAGGGGTTACTTTGTCTTGAATGATATGTTTCGATATGTAGAGACTGCCGGTCAGCATGATACAGTCCAGGTTCCTGTAACTGATGCTGTGGCTCCTGTCACGCCAGAGCAAA TTGTTGCAGATCCACCTACAGTACCGCAGAATCACATCCCTGAGCAAAGCACTCCACCAGCAGAGGAAGCTGATGTGGGAGAAGTTTACAACCCATCTGAGAATGGTGATGTGCCTATTGTTGAAGATGAAGTGCCTGTGTCTGAGGTTGTCGATGAAGTCCAAGATGGCTCTGAAGTGGTAGCTGAATCTGACAACAAAACTGGGGAAGTTCCAAAGAAGTCATATGCTTCAATT GTCATGCATCTCAAGGAAAGTGCTGCAACCTTCTCCCCTCCTCCAGCACCTGCTTCTAGGAAGCCTATGACAAAGAGTGTTGTGCAAGTGAATCAGCTTGCTGCCACAGCAACTGATGGCCCATATTCCAGCTCAGATACCATCGATAACATAAATGACACAGAAGGCATGCAACTGCAGA CAGCTGATGGCTACTCAATCTATATAAAAGGCTTGCCTATGAGTGCAACTGTGGCATTACTTGCGGACGAGTTCAAGAGGTTTGGGCCAATAAAAAATGGAGGAATTCAAGTCAGAAGTAACAGG CAACAGGGATTTTGTTTTGGATTTGTGGAATTTGAAGTGGAAAGTGCTGCGCAAAAAGCAATCGAG GCTTCTCCAGTTCTCATTGGTGATCGGCAAGCAGTGGTTGAGGAGAAGAGGTCTACTAATTCTCGAC TTAACACCAGAGGTGGTGGTAGGTTTCAATCTGGAAGGGGTGGTGGATTCAGGAACGATGGAGGAAGAGGCCGAGGAAACTATGTAGGTGGCAGGGGCTATGGTCGAGATGATTTTAATGGAAGAAATGAGTTCAACAACAGGGGTGGGAATCGTGGGGGTTCATCAAACCGTGGAGGTGAAGGATATCGGCGAGCTGACAATACAGGTGGGCGAATGAGTCGTGGTGGTGGAATGTCTAATGGAACAGCCAAAACCCCGACACCTCGCTATTCTGCTACAGCTTGA
- the LOC125872810 gene encoding nuclear transport factor 2-like isoform X7 encodes MAAEAAVAVAAVAPVSAQVVANAFVQQYYHILHHSPGLVFRFYQDISKLGRPEEDGSMGITTTMQAINDKILSLNYGDFRAEIKSVDAQESFNGGVHVLVTGYLTGKDNLIRNFCQTFFLAPQDRGYFVLNDMFRYVETAGQHDTVQVPVTDAVAPVTPEQIVADPPTVPQNHIPEQSTPPAEEADVGEVYNPSENGDVPIVEDEVPVSEVVDEVQDGSEVVAESDNKTGEVPKKSYASIVMHLKESAATFSPPPAPASRKPMTKSVVQVNQLAATATDGPYSSSDTIDNINDTEADGYSIYIKGLPMSATVALLADEFKRFGPIKNGGIQVRSNRGFCFGFVEFEVESAAQKAIEASPVLIGDRQAVVEEKRSTNSRLNTRGGGRFQSGRGGGFRNDGGRGRGNYVGGRGYGRDDFNGRNEFNNRGGNRGGSSNRGGEGYRRADNTGGRMSRGGGMSNGTAKTPTPRYSATA; translated from the exons ATGGCAGCGGAAGCAGCAGTGGCAGTAGCGGCAGTAGCACCAGTTTCTGCTCAAGTT GTTGCGAATGCATTTGTGCAGCAATACTATCATATATTGCATCATTCGCCGGGGCTTGTATTCAGGTTTTACCAGGATATAAGCAAGCTTGGACGTCCTGAAGAGGATGGATCCATGGGTATCACTACGACAATGCAA GCAATAAATGATAAGATACTCTCACTCAACTATGGAGATTTCAGAGCAGAGATCAAGTCTGTGGATGCCCAAGAATCCTTTAATGGCGGGGTGCATGTCCTTGTAACTGGATATTTGACTGGGAAAGACAACTTGATCCGGAATTTCTGTCAAACTTTCTTCCTAGCACCGCAAGATAGGGGTTACTTTGTCTTGAATGATATGTTTCGATATGTAGAGACTGCCGGTCAGCATGATACAGTCCAGGTTCCTGTAACTGATGCTGTGGCTCCTGTCACGCCAGAGCAAA TTGTTGCAGATCCACCTACAGTACCGCAGAATCACATCCCTGAGCAAAGCACTCCACCAGCAGAGGAAGCTGATGTGGGAGAAGTTTACAACCCATCTGAGAATGGTGATGTGCCTATTGTTGAAGATGAAGTGCCTGTGTCTGAGGTTGTCGATGAAGTCCAAGATGGCTCTGAAGTGGTAGCTGAATCTGACAACAAAACTGGGGAAGTTCCAAAGAAGTCATATGCTTCAATT GTCATGCATCTCAAGGAAAGTGCTGCAACCTTCTCCCCTCCTCCAGCACCTGCTTCTAGGAAGCCTATGACAAAGAGTGTTGTGCAAGTGAATCAGCTTGCTGCCACAGCAACTGATGGCCCATATTCCAGCTCAGATACCATCGATAACATAAATGACACAGAAG CTGATGGCTACTCAATCTATATAAAAGGCTTGCCTATGAGTGCAACTGTGGCATTACTTGCGGACGAGTTCAAGAGGTTTGGGCCAATAAAAAATGGAGGAATTCAAGTCAGAAGTAACAGG GGATTTTGTTTTGGATTTGTGGAATTTGAAGTGGAAAGTGCTGCGCAAAAAGCAATCGAG GCTTCTCCAGTTCTCATTGGTGATCGGCAAGCAGTGGTTGAGGAGAAGAGGTCTACTAATTCTCGAC TTAACACCAGAGGTGGTGGTAGGTTTCAATCTGGAAGGGGTGGTGGATTCAGGAACGATGGAGGAAGAGGCCGAGGAAACTATGTAGGTGGCAGGGGCTATGGTCGAGATGATTTTAATGGAAGAAATGAGTTCAACAACAGGGGTGGGAATCGTGGGGGTTCATCAAACCGTGGAGGTGAAGGATATCGGCGAGCTGACAATACAGGTGGGCGAATGAGTCGTGGTGGTGGAATGTCTAATGGAACAGCCAAAACCCCGACACCTCGCTATTCTGCTACAGCTTGA
- the LOC125872810 gene encoding nuclear transport factor 2-like isoform X6, whose protein sequence is MAAEAAVAVAAVAPVSAQVVANAFVQQYYHILHHSPGLVFRFYQDISKLGRPEEDGSMGITTTMQAINDKILSLNYGDFRAEIKSVDAQESFNGGVHVLVTGYLTGKDNLIRNFCQTFFLAPQDRGYFVLNDMFRYVETAGQHDTVQVPVTDAVAPVTPEQIVADPPTVPQNHIPEQSTPPAEEADVGEVYNPSENGDVPIVEDEVPVSEVVDEVQDGSEVVAESDNKTGEVPKKSYASIVMHLKESAATFSPPPAPASRKPMTKSVVQVNQLAATATDGPYSSSDTIDNINDTEAADGYSIYIKGLPMSATVALLADEFKRFGPIKNGGIQVRSNRGFCFGFVEFEVESAAQKAIEASPVLIGDRQAVVEEKRSTNSRLNTRGGGRFQSGRGGGFRNDGGRGRGNYVGGRGYGRDDFNGRNEFNNRGGNRGGSSNRGGEGYRRADNTGGRMSRGGGMSNGTAKTPTPRYSATA, encoded by the exons ATGGCAGCGGAAGCAGCAGTGGCAGTAGCGGCAGTAGCACCAGTTTCTGCTCAAGTT GTTGCGAATGCATTTGTGCAGCAATACTATCATATATTGCATCATTCGCCGGGGCTTGTATTCAGGTTTTACCAGGATATAAGCAAGCTTGGACGTCCTGAAGAGGATGGATCCATGGGTATCACTACGACAATGCAA GCAATAAATGATAAGATACTCTCACTCAACTATGGAGATTTCAGAGCAGAGATCAAGTCTGTGGATGCCCAAGAATCCTTTAATGGCGGGGTGCATGTCCTTGTAACTGGATATTTGACTGGGAAAGACAACTTGATCCGGAATTTCTGTCAAACTTTCTTCCTAGCACCGCAAGATAGGGGTTACTTTGTCTTGAATGATATGTTTCGATATGTAGAGACTGCCGGTCAGCATGATACAGTCCAGGTTCCTGTAACTGATGCTGTGGCTCCTGTCACGCCAGAGCAAA TTGTTGCAGATCCACCTACAGTACCGCAGAATCACATCCCTGAGCAAAGCACTCCACCAGCAGAGGAAGCTGATGTGGGAGAAGTTTACAACCCATCTGAGAATGGTGATGTGCCTATTGTTGAAGATGAAGTGCCTGTGTCTGAGGTTGTCGATGAAGTCCAAGATGGCTCTGAAGTGGTAGCTGAATCTGACAACAAAACTGGGGAAGTTCCAAAGAAGTCATATGCTTCAATT GTCATGCATCTCAAGGAAAGTGCTGCAACCTTCTCCCCTCCTCCAGCACCTGCTTCTAGGAAGCCTATGACAAAGAGTGTTGTGCAAGTGAATCAGCTTGCTGCCACAGCAACTGATGGCCCATATTCCAGCTCAGATACCATCGATAACATAAATGACACAGAAG CAGCTGATGGCTACTCAATCTATATAAAAGGCTTGCCTATGAGTGCAACTGTGGCATTACTTGCGGACGAGTTCAAGAGGTTTGGGCCAATAAAAAATGGAGGAATTCAAGTCAGAAGTAACAGG GGATTTTGTTTTGGATTTGTGGAATTTGAAGTGGAAAGTGCTGCGCAAAAAGCAATCGAG GCTTCTCCAGTTCTCATTGGTGATCGGCAAGCAGTGGTTGAGGAGAAGAGGTCTACTAATTCTCGAC TTAACACCAGAGGTGGTGGTAGGTTTCAATCTGGAAGGGGTGGTGGATTCAGGAACGATGGAGGAAGAGGCCGAGGAAACTATGTAGGTGGCAGGGGCTATGGTCGAGATGATTTTAATGGAAGAAATGAGTTCAACAACAGGGGTGGGAATCGTGGGGGTTCATCAAACCGTGGAGGTGAAGGATATCGGCGAGCTGACAATACAGGTGGGCGAATGAGTCGTGGTGGTGGAATGTCTAATGGAACAGCCAAAACCCCGACACCTCGCTATTCTGCTACAGCTTGA
- the LOC125872810 gene encoding nuclear transport factor 2-like isoform X3, producing the protein MAAEAAVAVAAVAPVSAQVVANAFVQQYYHILHHSPGLVFRFYQDISKLGRPEEDGSMGITTTMQAINDKILSLNYGDFRAEIKSVDAQESFNGGVHVLVTGYLTGKDNLIRNFCQTFFLAPQDRGYFVLNDMFRYVETAGQHDTVQVPVTDAVAPVTPEQIVADPPTVPQNHIPEQSTPPAEEADVGEVYNPSENGDVPIVEDEVPVSEVVDEVQDGSEVVAESDNKTGEVPKKSYASIVMHLKESAATFSPPPAPASRKPMTKSVVQVNQLAATATDGPYSSSDTIDNINDTEGMQLQTADGYSIYIKGLPMSATVALLADEFKRFGPIKNGGIQVRSNRGFCFGFVEFEVESAAQKAIEASPVLIGDRQAVVEEKRSTNSRLNTRGGGRFQSGRGGGFRNDGGRGRGNYVGGRGYGRDDFNGRNEFNNRGGNRGGSSNRGGEGYRRADNTGGRMSRGGGMSNGTAKTPTPRYSATA; encoded by the exons ATGGCAGCGGAAGCAGCAGTGGCAGTAGCGGCAGTAGCACCAGTTTCTGCTCAAGTT GTTGCGAATGCATTTGTGCAGCAATACTATCATATATTGCATCATTCGCCGGGGCTTGTATTCAGGTTTTACCAGGATATAAGCAAGCTTGGACGTCCTGAAGAGGATGGATCCATGGGTATCACTACGACAATGCAA GCAATAAATGATAAGATACTCTCACTCAACTATGGAGATTTCAGAGCAGAGATCAAGTCTGTGGATGCCCAAGAATCCTTTAATGGCGGGGTGCATGTCCTTGTAACTGGATATTTGACTGGGAAAGACAACTTGATCCGGAATTTCTGTCAAACTTTCTTCCTAGCACCGCAAGATAGGGGTTACTTTGTCTTGAATGATATGTTTCGATATGTAGAGACTGCCGGTCAGCATGATACAGTCCAGGTTCCTGTAACTGATGCTGTGGCTCCTGTCACGCCAGAGCAAA TTGTTGCAGATCCACCTACAGTACCGCAGAATCACATCCCTGAGCAAAGCACTCCACCAGCAGAGGAAGCTGATGTGGGAGAAGTTTACAACCCATCTGAGAATGGTGATGTGCCTATTGTTGAAGATGAAGTGCCTGTGTCTGAGGTTGTCGATGAAGTCCAAGATGGCTCTGAAGTGGTAGCTGAATCTGACAACAAAACTGGGGAAGTTCCAAAGAAGTCATATGCTTCAATT GTCATGCATCTCAAGGAAAGTGCTGCAACCTTCTCCCCTCCTCCAGCACCTGCTTCTAGGAAGCCTATGACAAAGAGTGTTGTGCAAGTGAATCAGCTTGCTGCCACAGCAACTGATGGCCCATATTCCAGCTCAGATACCATCGATAACATAAATGACACAGAAGGCATGCAACTGCAGA CAGCTGATGGCTACTCAATCTATATAAAAGGCTTGCCTATGAGTGCAACTGTGGCATTACTTGCGGACGAGTTCAAGAGGTTTGGGCCAATAAAAAATGGAGGAATTCAAGTCAGAAGTAACAGG GGATTTTGTTTTGGATTTGTGGAATTTGAAGTGGAAAGTGCTGCGCAAAAAGCAATCGAG GCTTCTCCAGTTCTCATTGGTGATCGGCAAGCAGTGGTTGAGGAGAAGAGGTCTACTAATTCTCGAC TTAACACCAGAGGTGGTGGTAGGTTTCAATCTGGAAGGGGTGGTGGATTCAGGAACGATGGAGGAAGAGGCCGAGGAAACTATGTAGGTGGCAGGGGCTATGGTCGAGATGATTTTAATGGAAGAAATGAGTTCAACAACAGGGGTGGGAATCGTGGGGGTTCATCAAACCGTGGAGGTGAAGGATATCGGCGAGCTGACAATACAGGTGGGCGAATGAGTCGTGGTGGTGGAATGTCTAATGGAACAGCCAAAACCCCGACACCTCGCTATTCTGCTACAGCTTGA
- the LOC125874579 gene encoding uncharacterized protein LOC125874579: MLELMKGDFDEDENGIGLSLSLSIGGNYTKKNDQVFNSDDKMLIEWQRSKKRVLHREMIENEELIRRKSKISTSGNGVKSLNLFTNQDSCVNDHNLVVPICDHRNVGKRESMRKNCGGFRIYNANTSYYQCRSSESNGSMERCSSTITECQSSSPKGNLFNLKFLTNICITLTSYHTNR; encoded by the coding sequence atgtTGGAGCTAATGAAGGGTGATTTTGATGAAGATGAAAATGGGATTGGATTGAGTTTAAGCTTATCAATTGGAGGAAATTACACAAAGAAAAATGATCAAGTTTTCAATTCAGATGATAAGATGTTAATAGAGTGGCAAAGGTCAAAAAAGAGGGTCTTACATAGAGAAATGATAGAGAATGAAGAATTAATTAGGAGAAAAAGCAAAATTAGTACTTCTGGCAATGGTGTAAAAAGCTTGAATCTTTTTACGAATCAAGATTCATGTGTAAATGATCACAATCTTGTAGTTCCAATTTGCGATCATCGGAATGTTGGGAAAAGGGAATCGATGAGGAAAAATTGTGGAGGTTTTAGAATTTATAACGCGAATACGAGTTATTATCAATGTAGAAGTAGTGAGTCGAATGGATCTATGGAGAGATGTTCTTCTACAATTACAGAATGCCAAAGTTCGTCTCCTAAAGGTAATCTATTTAATTTGAAGTTTCTTACTAATAtctgcataactctaaccagcTATCACACGAACAGGTAA